A region from the Candidatus Tumulicola sp. genome encodes:
- a CDS encoding DUF255 domain-containing protein, which yields MATKLHFSPRPNRAAEIRWRDWDSAAFDEATAQGKPVLLAISAVWCHWCHVMDETTYSDPGVIELVNERFVPIRVDNDQRPDVNTRYNMGGWPTTVVLTGEGEILKGGTYIPPEAMRGFLEQVSKIYAEPANRLDMAQRIRDLKAKRSEVRPQPKGELSLEPVQYVAAALSEAFDDDFGGFGTEPKFPQVETLHFLLDYWTRSRDGRAQTMVQMTLRGMAGGGMYDHVEGAFFRYSTTRDFSVPHFEKMLEDLAGLMLACARAGALFGDVSLSKVAVDCRRYLDATLWNAEHGAYGGSQDADEAYYALDAEARKAKTRPYVDPIIYTSWNAEMARALILSGPLLGNVGVDAREWIERGVSLLEMLWSKSHADGLMVRYYDGAAHLRGLLGDQAWSMNAALAAFSATGELVWLDRALSLLEATRALYDEELGGYLDRLPDPQEPGRVSERVTPLVENSLMARALLDCAALNGEGRFEERARAVLARFISTYKRMGVFAAGFASAVLHALEPPIDVKIAGSADAVRPLRDAALRVAAPAVRVNTVEARDAERLAKLDVASSDGPLALLCRGTTCFAKIESVDELLPALSHAR from the coding sequence ATGGCCACCAAGCTTCACTTTTCCCCGCGTCCGAATCGCGCTGCGGAGATCCGCTGGCGAGATTGGGACAGCGCCGCATTTGACGAAGCGACCGCGCAAGGCAAGCCGGTATTGCTGGCGATATCGGCGGTGTGGTGCCATTGGTGCCACGTGATGGATGAGACGACCTACTCCGACCCCGGCGTCATTGAACTCGTCAACGAGCGCTTCGTGCCCATCCGGGTGGACAACGATCAGCGACCCGACGTCAACACGCGCTACAACATGGGCGGCTGGCCGACCACAGTCGTGCTGACGGGCGAGGGCGAGATCCTCAAAGGCGGCACGTACATCCCGCCGGAGGCGATGCGCGGCTTCCTCGAACAGGTTTCGAAGATCTACGCGGAGCCCGCCAACCGCTTGGACATGGCGCAGCGCATCCGCGACCTCAAAGCCAAGCGTTCGGAGGTTCGACCGCAGCCCAAGGGCGAGTTGTCGCTCGAGCCCGTGCAATACGTAGCGGCGGCGCTTTCGGAGGCGTTCGATGACGACTTCGGCGGCTTCGGAACTGAACCGAAGTTCCCGCAAGTCGAAACGCTGCATTTCCTGCTCGATTATTGGACCCGCAGCAGGGACGGCCGCGCGCAGACCATGGTCCAAATGACGCTGCGCGGCATGGCGGGCGGCGGCATGTACGACCACGTTGAGGGCGCCTTCTTCCGCTATTCCACGACGCGCGATTTCAGCGTTCCGCATTTCGAAAAGATGCTCGAGGACCTTGCGGGGCTGATGTTGGCATGCGCGCGCGCGGGCGCGCTTTTCGGCGACGTCAGTCTCAGCAAGGTGGCCGTGGACTGCAGACGCTACCTGGACGCGACCCTGTGGAACGCCGAGCACGGCGCGTACGGCGGGAGTCAGGATGCCGACGAGGCTTACTACGCGCTCGACGCCGAGGCACGCAAGGCGAAGACCCGGCCGTACGTCGATCCCATCATTTACACATCGTGGAATGCCGAGATGGCCCGAGCGCTCATCTTGAGCGGGCCGCTGCTGGGCAACGTCGGTGTCGATGCGCGCGAATGGATCGAGCGCGGCGTGTCCTTGCTGGAGATGCTGTGGTCGAAGTCACATGCCGACGGCCTGATGGTGCGCTATTACGACGGCGCGGCGCACCTGCGGGGTCTGTTGGGCGATCAGGCGTGGAGCATGAATGCGGCGTTGGCGGCATTTTCGGCCACGGGCGAGCTCGTTTGGCTGGACCGCGCGCTGTCACTGCTCGAAGCGACCCGCGCGCTATATGATGAAGAGCTCGGCGGCTACCTGGACCGCTTGCCGGACCCGCAAGAGCCAGGCCGCGTCTCGGAACGGGTCACTCCGCTGGTTGAAAACTCGTTGATGGCGCGGGCCTTGTTGGACTGCGCGGCCTTGAACGGCGAGGGCCGCTTCGAAGAACGCGCGCGTGCGGTGCTTGCTCGCTTCATCTCGACGTACAAGCGCATGGGAGTCTTCGCTGCGGGCTTCGCGTCGGCCGTGCTGCACGCGCTCGAGCCGCCGATCGACGTGAAGATCGCCGGCAGCGCCGATGCGGTGCGCCCGCTGCGCGACGCTGCGCTTCGCGTGGCGGCGCCCGCTGTGCGGGTCAACACGGTAGAGGCTCGCGATGCGGAACGTCTCGCGAAGCTGGACGTTGCATCGAGCGACGGGCCGCTAGCCCTCCTTTGTCGCGGCACCACCTGCTTTGCGAAAATCGAGTCGGTGGACGAATTGCTGCCCGCGCTGTCACACGCGCGATGA
- a CDS encoding YkvA family protein, giving the protein MSWASVAQVARHALQLPKLLSLSWRLFMDHRVSGGLKLATAAAALFIVSPLDLLSDIPIIGPLDDIALLMLLVNVFVWLSPRAIVDELSGGNAPVQRMPDPAAMKNVTPKSS; this is encoded by the coding sequence ATGAGCTGGGCCAGTGTCGCACAAGTCGCTCGTCACGCGCTGCAACTCCCGAAATTGCTGTCGCTTTCATGGCGGCTCTTCATGGACCACCGCGTGTCGGGAGGGCTCAAGCTCGCCACCGCGGCGGCCGCCCTCTTCATCGTCTCCCCGCTGGACCTGCTCAGCGACATCCCCATCATCGGCCCGCTCGACGACATCGCGCTGCTCATGCTGCTCGTCAACGTCTTCGTCTGGCTGAGCCCGCGCGCGATCGTCGATGAATTGAGCGGCGGCAACGCCCCCGTGCAGCGCATGCCGGATCCGGCGGCCATGAAGAACGTCACCCCGAAGAGCTCTTAA